Proteins encoded in a region of the Rickettsia tillamookensis genome:
- a CDS encoding phospholipid-binding protein MlaC: MQKIITGLFLLVMTFSAYSSEKVPAGLNDYVTNLVNEASSILNDSKLSERVKIAKARELMSQNLDFDWMAKYTLGRNGIKTLSGGQVQEFIKVYSKYVTKSYTDLIKDYKGEQPKIVGVRPLSSTDFMVAMNIVSNKEQDPIKVEYLVREMKGNGKDVFKVSDIITEGVSLIGAQQDEFTDTLKNQGFEALIQKLESRS; the protein is encoded by the coding sequence ATGCAAAAAATTATTACAGGTTTATTTTTATTAGTTATGACGTTTTCCGCTTATTCTAGCGAGAAAGTGCCTGCTGGTTTGAATGATTACGTTACTAATTTAGTAAATGAAGCTTCTAGTATATTAAATGATAGTAAGCTATCTGAGCGAGTAAAAATTGCTAAAGCACGTGAGTTAATGTCTCAGAACCTAGATTTTGATTGGATGGCTAAATATACATTAGGCAGAAACGGGATAAAAACTTTATCAGGTGGGCAGGTTCAGGAATTCATCAAAGTTTACTCTAAATATGTTACTAAATCTTATACTGATTTAATAAAAGATTATAAAGGTGAACAGCCTAAAATAGTAGGAGTTCGTCCTTTAAGTTCGACCGATTTTATGGTTGCTATGAATATCGTTAGTAATAAAGAGCAAGACCCTATTAAAGTAGAATATCTTGTACGTGAAATGAAAGGGAACGGAAAAGATGTTTTTAAAGTTTCTGATATAATTACGGAAGGTGTAAGTCTTATTGGGGCTCAACAAGACGAGTTTACCGATACTTTAAAAAATCAAGGCTTTGAGGCACTAATACAAAAATTAGAAAGTCGTTCTTAA
- the rpmE gene encoding 50S ribosomal protein L31 produces the protein MKSGIHPEYKKFLIKVGSDVFETMSTHPTGEILMDVDFRKHPAWNKDSGNVVNQSNKSVSDFNKRFSGLSFGGKKEAS, from the coding sequence ATGAAAAGCGGTATACATCCAGAATATAAAAAGTTTTTGATTAAAGTAGGAAGCGATGTTTTTGAAACAATGTCTACTCATCCTACAGGTGAAATTTTAATGGATGTTGATTTTAGAAAGCATCCGGCATGGAATAAAGATTCCGGAAATGTAGTAAATCAATCGAACAAAAGTGTTAGTGATTTCAATAAAAGATTCTCAGGTCTTTCTTTCGGTGGTAAGAAAGAAGCTAGTTAA
- a CDS encoding type IV secretion system protein VirB3, whose translation MAGALASDLLFVGLTRPPMIFGVSIKFAALNMIMTMIVFIWNNGIMILFIAAALHLVAYIICFKEPRFIELYLNKMSRTSQCPNKFYYGANSYNI comes from the coding sequence ATGGCAGGAGCATTAGCATCCGATCTTTTATTTGTAGGGTTAACTAGACCGCCGATGATATTTGGAGTAAGTATTAAGTTTGCTGCATTAAATATGATAATGACTATGATAGTATTTATTTGGAATAACGGCATTATGATTTTATTCATTGCAGCTGCTTTGCATTTGGTAGCTTATATTATATGTTTTAAAGAACCGAGATTCATAGAGCTATATTTAAATAAAATGTCAAGAACTAGCCAATGTCCTAATAAATTTTACTACGGAGCAAATTCGTATAATATTTGA
- a CDS encoding ABC transporter ATP-binding protein has translation MAKKEEFKIKIRSLYKSFANHKVLDGIDLDVKKGSSLVILGGSGSGKSVLIKNIVGLIKPDKGKIFIDNVEIQDISSKQKFEIMDGIGFLFQGGALFDSLNIRDNITFETRKLSKKEKNDLAGAKLNSVGLSPRILDLYPSELSGGMQKRVALARAICSTPSILFLDEPTTGLDPIMANVINELIIKIQEELGATTITITHDMISAEKIAKEVAMIYQGKIKWYGSKDEMRNSDNPYLKQFINGLTTGPIEV, from the coding sequence ATGGCAAAAAAAGAAGAGTTTAAAATTAAAATTCGGTCATTATATAAATCATTTGCTAATCATAAGGTATTAGACGGAATAGATTTGGATGTAAAAAAGGGCAGTTCATTAGTTATTTTAGGCGGTTCCGGTAGCGGTAAATCGGTTCTAATTAAAAATATAGTAGGACTGATTAAACCTGATAAAGGTAAAATTTTTATTGATAATGTAGAAATCCAAGATATCTCAAGTAAACAAAAATTTGAGATTATGGACGGTATAGGTTTTTTATTCCAAGGTGGAGCATTATTTGACTCCTTGAATATACGTGATAATATTACTTTCGAGACTAGAAAATTATCTAAGAAAGAAAAAAACGACCTTGCCGGTGCAAAGCTTAATTCCGTCGGTTTGTCCCCTAGAATACTCGATCTTTACCCTTCCGAATTATCGGGAGGAATGCAAAAAAGAGTAGCCCTTGCTAGGGCTATTTGTAGTACACCGTCGATTTTATTTCTTGATGAACCGACCACAGGGCTTGATCCTATAATGGCAAATGTTATTAACGAATTAATTATAAAAATCCAAGAAGAGCTAGGGGCAACTACGATTACTATAACTCATGATATGATTAGTGCCGAAAAAATAGCTAAAGAAGTAGCTATGATTTATCAAGGAAAAATTAAATGGTACGGTAGTAAAGATGAAATGCGTAATAGTGATAATCCTTATTTAAAACAATTTATAAATGGATTAACTACCGGTCCTATAGAGGTATAA
- a CDS encoding alanine racemase — MSLCTLEINLSAIKNNYLLLQDICKTSLVGAAVKANGYGLGAVQISKTLIEENCKHFFVASSEEGVNLRKALGNDVNILVLNGVFEHDALELIEYNLVPVLNNLKQIEIWQKFGNLKNRLLPCYLHFNTGINRLGLTHNEIEQLINDRDLLKGLDLQYIISHLAISEEIDNPYNLEQLNRFKTYLQYFPSTKASLANSGGIFLGQDYHFDLARPGAALYGLNPLTQNPVTLKAPIIHLQNLTLDSHIGYNMTFTTKRDSVIATLPLGYADGFSRNFSNQGEVFINGRSVPIVGRISMDLINIDVTDLPPLDIFLGQEAEIIGNYCTPDKIASIIGTIGYEVLTSLGSRYKRVYTR; from the coding sequence ATGAGCTTGTGTACTCTAGAAATCAATCTGTCTGCAATAAAAAATAATTATCTTTTATTACAAGATATTTGCAAAACTTCATTAGTCGGTGCTGCCGTTAAAGCTAACGGTTACGGTCTTGGAGCAGTACAAATTTCTAAAACTTTAATAGAAGAAAATTGTAAGCATTTTTTTGTGGCTTCAAGTGAAGAAGGAGTGAATTTACGAAAAGCCCTAGGTAATGATGTAAATATTTTAGTGCTTAACGGCGTTTTTGAGCATGATGCTTTAGAGCTGATAGAATACAATTTAGTCCCTGTTCTAAATAACTTAAAACAAATAGAAATTTGGCAAAAATTCGGTAATTTGAAAAACCGATTATTGCCTTGTTATCTGCATTTCAACACAGGCATTAACCGCCTTGGATTAACTCATAATGAAATAGAGCAGCTAATTAATGATCGTGATTTGTTAAAAGGGCTAGATTTACAATATATTATAAGCCATCTAGCTATATCCGAGGAAATAGATAATCCTTATAATCTAGAGCAATTAAACAGATTTAAAACTTATTTACAATATTTCCCAAGTACAAAAGCAAGCCTTGCTAATTCCGGCGGCATATTTTTAGGTCAGGACTATCATTTTGATTTAGCAAGACCAGGGGCTGCTTTATATGGGCTTAATCCTTTAACACAGAATCCTGTAACCTTAAAAGCTCCTATAATCCATTTACAGAATTTGACACTAGATAGCCATATCGGTTATAATATGACTTTTACAACTAAGCGTGATAGTGTCATTGCAACATTACCGCTTGGTTATGCCGATGGGTTTAGTCGTAATTTTAGCAATCAAGGCGAAGTATTTATTAATGGTCGCAGCGTTCCTATAGTAGGGCGAATATCGATGGATTTGATAAATATCGATGTTACCGATCTACCACCGCTTGATATTTTTCTAGGGCAGGAAGCAGAAATTATTGGAAATTATTGCACGCCCGATAAAATAGCGAGTATTATAGGTACTATCGGGTATGAGGTGTTGACTAGTCTTGGTAGTAGGTATAAGAGAGTGTATACTCGATGA
- a CDS encoding ribose-phosphate diphosphokinase yields the protein MPYFGYARQDNINSQNIIPAKLIADFLEKLEVNHVITIDLHSDKIEKFFNISISNLAPINLYIPFLRTYSNFVIVAPDKGSINRVQKISNLLNIDSAYINKERDINNNCEMISIIGSVEGKNCILIDDIIDSGETIVKAARFLKEHSALSVSAFITHAVLATGSKDKIENSGVDKIFVTDTIEVGDLPTKFHIIPVMPIIVKELRNIL from the coding sequence ATGCCTTATTTCGGTTATGCAAGGCAAGATAATATAAATTCTCAAAATATAATTCCTGCTAAGTTAATAGCAGATTTTTTGGAGAAGCTCGAAGTAAACCATGTAATTACTATTGATTTACATTCCGATAAAATAGAGAAATTTTTTAATATTTCTATTTCTAATCTTGCACCTATAAATTTATATATCCCGTTTTTAAGAACTTATAGCAATTTCGTTATAGTTGCACCTGATAAAGGAAGTATCAATCGAGTTCAAAAAATTAGTAATTTATTAAATATAGATTCAGCTTATATAAACAAAGAAAGGGATATAAATAATAATTGCGAGATGATATCAATAATAGGTAGTGTAGAGGGCAAAAATTGCATATTAATTGATGATATTATAGATAGCGGTGAAACAATCGTAAAAGCAGCAAGATTTTTAAAAGAACATTCGGCTTTATCGGTTAGTGCTTTTATAACTCATGCTGTGCTTGCTACCGGTTCTAAAGATAAAATTGAAAATTCGGGGGTAGATAAGATTTTTGTTACTGATACTATAGAAGTAGGTGACTTACCTACAAAATTTCATATAATACCGGTAATGCCAATTATCGTAAAAGAGTTAAGAAATATACTATGA
- the yihA gene encoding ribosome biogenesis GTP-binding protein YihA/YsxC, protein MTTQKIVPTKSTDSSKLFRHQAKFVAGAMNINQIPNFSLPEIAFVGKSNVGKSSLINTICNNKNLAKVSNTPGRTRQINFFNLADKLIIVDLPGYGFANVPILVKEQWEVLISYYLRSSYNLRLVNLLIDSRRGIKENDKKVAELLLENKREFQIIFTKSDKVTDRKNLNDEAQNFLATLNYSCNVMYVSSRSKEGARELKASLAKCIKPQR, encoded by the coding sequence ATGACTACTCAGAAAATAGTGCCTACAAAATCGACTGATAGCAGTAAGCTTTTTCGTCATCAAGCTAAATTTGTAGCCGGTGCTATGAATATAAATCAAATCCCCAATTTTTCATTACCGGAAATTGCTTTTGTCGGTAAGTCAAATGTCGGCAAATCAAGCCTAATAAATACGATATGTAATAATAAAAATCTTGCTAAAGTTTCTAATACTCCGGGACGTACTAGGCAAATCAATTTTTTTAACCTTGCAGATAAACTTATTATAGTTGACCTTCCCGGTTATGGTTTTGCTAATGTTCCTATATTAGTCAAAGAACAGTGGGAAGTGTTAATTAGTTATTATTTACGAAGTAGTTATAATTTAAGGTTAGTTAACTTATTGATTGATTCAAGAAGAGGTATAAAAGAAAACGATAAGAAAGTAGCTGAGCTATTACTTGAAAATAAAAGAGAATTTCAAATTATTTTCACAAAATCCGATAAAGTTACGGATCGTAAAAACCTTAACGATGAAGCACAGAATTTTCTTGCAACTTTAAACTACTCATGTAATGTTATGTATGTAAGTAGTAGGAGTAAAGAAGGTGCAAGAGAACTTAAAGCTAGTTTGGCAAAATGCATCAAACCTCAAAGGTAA
- a CDS encoding acetylglutamate kinase — protein MQENLKLVWQNASNLKGKEVDSISSLNNIAIIKNIIKCSSELKNQAIVLKLPATIIIDNKLFTAFIESVRLLEMCGAKIYIVHDHIDLRSSSLISQIDENFSQKISKISDYGSLNNPIIMEILSSYINKLIVTKLSSIGCYAVGISGKDANLLQAKKSKLSHRKIVNHDVINIGFLSEPIMINPEILLNFEDNNIIPVIAPFANDDQEKTHLLNVNLTVATIASALSAEHLILPYEILQVSETFPYNIKIRDINLLKSMLDDSNNFIEEELIKIAVNALENNNGYVHFVNSEVPNSILSTMFDININ, from the coding sequence GTGCAAGAGAACTTAAAGCTAGTTTGGCAAAATGCATCAAACCTCAAAGGTAAAGAGGTAGATAGTATTTCTTCATTAAATAACATTGCTATAATTAAGAATATAATAAAGTGTAGTAGTGAGTTGAAGAATCAAGCAATAGTTCTAAAATTACCTGCTACTATTATTATTGACAATAAATTATTTACGGCTTTTATTGAATCTGTTAGATTGCTTGAGATGTGCGGTGCTAAAATATATATAGTACATGATCATATTGATTTACGAAGTTCGTCTTTAATATCACAAATAGATGAAAATTTTAGTCAGAAAATTAGTAAAATAAGCGACTATGGTTCTCTAAATAATCCTATTATTATGGAAATTTTATCCAGTTACATTAACAAGCTTATAGTAACAAAGTTAAGTAGTATAGGTTGTTATGCAGTTGGTATTTCAGGTAAGGATGCTAATTTACTGCAAGCAAAAAAGTCAAAATTATCTCACCGAAAAATTGTAAATCATGATGTTATAAATATTGGCTTTTTAAGCGAACCTATTATGATTAATCCGGAAATTTTATTAAATTTTGAAGATAATAATATTATACCCGTGATAGCACCATTTGCTAATGATGATCAGGAAAAAACGCATTTATTAAATGTTAACTTAACGGTAGCAACAATTGCTTCTGCATTAAGTGCGGAACATTTAATATTGCCATATGAGATATTACAGGTATCCGAGACATTTCCGTATAATATAAAAATACGAGATATTAACTTATTGAAATCAATGTTAGATGATAGTAATAATTTTATCGAAGAAGAATTAATTAAGATAGCAGTTAATGCACTTGAAAATAATAACGGTTACGTACATTTTGTGAATAGTGAAGTGCCGAATTCAATATTGTCAACTATGTTTGATATTAATATAAATTAA
- a CDS encoding VacJ family lipoprotein — MRILIILSIILCSLFARADLEYVDNDIYNYNGGRNENGCLEVYDPYEKFNRKVFAFNSVLDYIILRPLAIGYKNITNDYVKARVNSFVSNVDTPLTAVNYGLQLNYNKTMKSVWRFLINTTLGIGGLFDVAGKVGLPSERQTFGSTLAHYGVAPGPYLVLPIIGITNARDMTDSVITNYALNPLMYYTHNDFDLGVLAVSKINDRYVVLPFSDYVMKNSTDPYVAIRSALHRAREASVQYPENFKCPKPKN; from the coding sequence ATGAGAATTTTAATTATACTATCTATTATACTATGCTCATTATTCGCAAGAGCTGATCTTGAATATGTGGATAATGACATATATAACTATAATGGTGGAAGAAATGAAAACGGTTGCTTGGAAGTTTACGATCCATACGAAAAATTTAACCGTAAAGTGTTTGCATTTAATTCTGTACTAGATTATATAATATTGCGTCCTTTAGCAATAGGTTATAAGAATATCACGAATGATTACGTAAAAGCACGTGTTAATAGTTTCGTCAGTAATGTTGATACACCGCTTACGGCGGTAAATTACGGGCTTCAGTTAAATTACAATAAAACTATGAAAAGCGTTTGGCGATTTCTCATTAACACGACGCTTGGCATAGGAGGTTTATTTGACGTAGCAGGTAAAGTAGGTTTGCCGTCTGAACGTCAAACTTTCGGCAGTACCCTCGCACATTATGGAGTTGCCCCAGGTCCTTATTTAGTATTGCCGATAATCGGTATTACTAACGCAAGAGATATGACGGATTCGGTAATTACTAATTATGCTCTTAATCCATTAATGTACTACACTCATAATGATTTTGACTTAGGAGTACTAGCAGTTAGTAAAATAAACGATCGATATGTTGTATTACCGTTTAGTGATTATGTGATGAAGAATTCTACCGATCCTTATGTGGCTATTAGATCAGCATTACATCGTGCTCGTGAAGCATCGGTTCAATATCCTGAAAATTTTAAATGTCCTAAACCCAAGAATTAA
- the rpmB gene encoding 50S ribosomal protein L28 codes for MSRKCELTGVGVLYGNNVSHSQRKTRRRFEPNLRSVKFTSDITAGEYRLSVNARCISSVEKAGGFDAYILKADDNVLSSNARAIKKKIIQTKTAKSL; via the coding sequence ATGTCACGTAAGTGCGAACTCACAGGTGTGGGTGTTTTATACGGCAACAATGTATCACATTCTCAACGTAAAACTAGAAGACGTTTTGAGCCTAATTTAAGGTCAGTTAAGTTTACAAGTGATATAACAGCCGGAGAATATAGATTATCGGTTAATGCTAGATGTATTAGTTCAGTGGAAAAAGCCGGCGGTTTTGATGCGTATATTCTAAAAGCCGATGATAATGTTTTATCAAGTAACGCTAGAGCTATTAAGAAAAAAATAATTCAGACTAAAACGGCAAAATCATTATGA
- a CDS encoding DUF5510 family protein: MFKNLLCIIIFLGINLNVYAINSSSYTTDDIIKIVIILGIVILIFSPAKFRIIVIGTMLGLACAYFTYKYIVPIFISSLNGP, translated from the coding sequence ATGTTTAAGAACTTATTATGTATAATAATATTTCTAGGTATAAACCTAAATGTTTATGCTATAAACTCTAGCTCTTATACGACAGATGATATAATAAAAATAGTAATTATTCTTGGAATAGTTATTTTAATTTTTAGTCCTGCAAAATTTCGTATAATCGTTATCGGTACTATGTTAGGCTTGGCTTGTGCCTATTTCACATATAAATACATCGTACCTATCTTTATTTCTTCACTAAACGGACCATAA
- a CDS encoding MlaE family ABC transporter permease yields MLLNIANSVGKRTIKFAQSVGSFSLFSFAAVSSIIRPPLYLSLIIRQLLFIGFHSLPVVAMTTFFSGAVLALQSYTGFSRFSAESSIATVVVLSLTRELGPVLAGLMVAGRVGASIAAEIATMRVTEQVDALYTLSTDPIKYLVFPRVIAAIITMPCLVLIGDIIGVMGGYLVGVYKLDFNSAAYLTSTFQYLEPIDVISGLVKAGVFGFIISIISCYSGYYSGKGAKGVGRATTSAVVNSSILILISNYLITELFFKV; encoded by the coding sequence ATGTTATTAAATATAGCTAATTCGGTCGGTAAACGTACTATAAAGTTTGCACAAAGTGTAGGTAGTTTTTCTCTATTTAGCTTTGCTGCCGTTAGCAGTATCATAAGACCGCCTTTATATTTGAGTTTAATCATCAGACAATTATTATTTATCGGATTTCACTCGCTTCCGGTTGTTGCGATGACGACTTTTTTCTCAGGAGCGGTACTTGCATTACAGAGTTATACCGGTTTTTCCCGTTTCTCAGCTGAAAGTTCCATTGCAACGGTAGTAGTATTGTCGCTGACTAGAGAGCTTGGACCTGTCTTAGCCGGACTAATGGTAGCAGGAAGAGTCGGGGCATCAATCGCCGCCGAAATAGCTACGATGAGAGTAACGGAACAGGTAGATGCTTTATATACTTTATCTACCGATCCTATTAAATATTTAGTTTTTCCAAGAGTAATAGCAGCTATTATTACAATGCCTTGTCTTGTTTTAATCGGCGATATAATTGGTGTTATGGGCGGTTATTTGGTAGGGGTATATAAACTTGATTTTAATAGTGCAGCTTATTTAACCAGTACTTTTCAGTATTTAGAACCGATTGACGTAATTTCCGGTCTTGTTAAAGCGGGAGTTTTTGGGTTTATTATTTCTATAATAAGTTGCTATAGCGGCTATTATTCAGGTAAAGGGGCTAAGGGAGTTGGAAGAGCAACTACCTCGGCAGTAGTAAATTCTTCTATCCTTATCTTAATCAGCAACTATCTAATAACCGAATTATTTTTCAAAGTATAA
- a CDS encoding methyltransferase domain-containing protein, with protein sequence MFGKIKDKIKYYCLTIINIPNFIKNKILEFKNYISDCKYKFSHLAETNYQLGLDHLYRGNLNDALLRFKLVDKFFNPNDSKVYYQLGWVYFLKNNYKQAIEFLEKSNEKYKAIFIDFLKNYKDITAIPEEIWGKYRDLTAQYYPTIFNNDKNIHLPYRCVNEALKQISDLPDNYSILELGSNIGLVGYEIQKRFPESFTLSGVEISTLMNDLQGTYYPNTKIYDHIYNTSINEFLKQNSNKFDIIFSFCGLPFTNNLIEYFNLIYSSLSEQGYFALCLPNAAKTQFSVKRKEFIFNLNEINNILQKNNFTILTSEEIILAENNKYSIIVCKKIT encoded by the coding sequence ATGTTCGGTAAAATAAAAGACAAAATCAAATATTATTGCTTAACTATAATAAATATACCGAATTTTATTAAGAATAAAATTTTAGAATTTAAGAATTATATAAGTGATTGTAAATATAAATTCTCTCATTTAGCCGAAACTAATTATCAGCTTGGACTCGATCATTTATATAGAGGTAATTTAAATGATGCGCTGCTTAGGTTTAAACTGGTTGATAAATTTTTTAACCCTAATGATTCTAAAGTATATTATCAACTAGGATGGGTTTATTTTTTAAAAAATAATTATAAGCAAGCTATAGAATTTTTAGAAAAATCTAATGAAAAATATAAAGCAATATTTATAGATTTTTTAAAAAATTATAAGGATATTACTGCGATTCCAGAGGAAATTTGGGGAAAATATCGTGATTTAACAGCGCAATATTACCCTACTATTTTTAACAATGATAAAAATATTCATCTTCCGTATAGGTGTGTGAATGAAGCACTTAAGCAAATATCTGATTTACCTGATAATTACTCTATTCTAGAGCTTGGAAGTAATATAGGGCTTGTAGGTTATGAAATACAAAAACGTTTTCCAGAAAGTTTTACCTTAAGCGGTGTAGAAATTTCTACTTTAATGAATGATTTACAAGGAACATATTACCCGAATACTAAAATTTATGATCATATATATAATACTTCTATCAATGAATTTTTAAAACAAAACTCTAATAAATTTGATATTATTTTTAGTTTTTGCGGATTACCGTTTACTAACAATTTAATAGAATATTTTAATTTAATATACTCATCTCTTAGTGAACAAGGGTATTTTGCTCTTTGTTTACCGAACGCTGCGAAGACGCAATTCTCAGTAAAACGCAAAGAATTTATTTTTAACTTGAATGAAATAAATAATATTTTACAAAAAAATAATTTTACTATATTAACTTCGGAAGAAATAATACTAGCGGAAAACAATAAATATAGTATTATTGTTTGTAAGAAAATAACATAA